From the Methanocorpusculum sp. genome, the window GTGACTCTCGGGTCGTTTTGATAACCCAGCTTCACGAGGCTGAACATCATATTTCCGGTAAGGCACGGGATCACGCCGCCGGGCAGTCCAGTCCCGGTCTTTTCACTCGTATCATAGGAAAATCCGCCGTGCACCGGCTCCTGGGAATGACGGAGTATGAACTCGCACGCCCGTCTGATTCCCGGATCATCGGGATTCGCACCCAGTTCCGCCAGAATCAGCAGGGTCCAGGATGTCCCTTGGTATTTGTCCCGGTAAAATCGCAGAGGATCCCCCCATGAACCGTCTCCATTCTGCCTTGCCATGATTTTTGGGACGACCCCCTCCGTCATGATGGACAGCCGAGCTTCTTTCACTTCTGGGTCATCCTGGTCTCTTCCCATGAGGGATGTGAGCGTAAAATAACGAATAGATGGATCTTCCTTTTCAAGAAGCCAGTTCAGAACATCCGGGTCAATACTCTCTTTCATAATGATCTCACGTCCAAAGCATTTTTTTATCCAATCCCAAAAAAGACAACATTGCGGTTTGACCTCTTATTATCTGAACAGTCTCCTACCTCATGAAACTTTTCCTCAGATATGGTCTTGTCGTACCTTAAGGCGATATTTATTCAGACATGCAGATATAATACATATATACTCTATGCGTATTCTGTTACTTGATCCCCGTTTTGGTGCTGCCGGCGATATGATCCTCGGAGCACTTCTCAGCATCGGGGCAGACAAAGATTTTGTCCTTCGCTCGGTTGCGACAGTGTCGACACCTGACATAACCGAAGTAAATCGTGCGGGAATCCCGGCAACATATATCAGAACCAACACCGGGAAATCCGCTCGGAACCTTCAGGAGATTCTTGCAATTATTTCTGAATCAGATGCCCCTGAAAAGGCTAAACATGTTGCAAAGATGGTATTTTCCCGAATACAGGTCGCGGAGTCAAAGGTACACCGGACAGAACATGTCCATTTTCATGAAGTAGGGGCCGACGACGCAATATCAGATATCCTCGGCTCGGTCACCGCGCTTTTATCCTTACAGGTGGACGGCGTACATATTCTCCCGGTATCTGTCGGATCTGGGACACTGAAATGTTCGCACGGGATCATGCCGGTTCCGGCGCCGGCCACGGCCGAGATCCTCAAAGCATCTGATCTGTCAATATCACTCGGTTCGTTTGAAGGCGAACTTTGCACGCCAACCGGTGCAGCGCTGCTTGCAACCTTTCAGGAAATTTTTGGGACGAAAATTCATACCGGCAAACTGATTTCTTCAGGGTCCGGTGCAGGGACGCGCGACCCTTCAGATCATCCGAATGTTCTTTTGGCCTATATTATTGAGACCGAAGACGAAGGATCCTATGTTGATGTGCTGGAAACAAATGTTGACGACATCTCAGGAGAGCTTATTGCTTCGGTTCTTTCGACCATGATGAATGAAGGGGCACGCGATGCTTCAGTTATTCCGATCATCATGAAAAAGGGCAGACCCGGCCATCTTATCAGAGTCATCTCTCTCCCAGCTGACTCAGCGCGTCTTGCAAAGATCCTTGCACGCGAGACAGGCAGTCTTGGAATCCGGTGTATTCCTATGATCCACCGGTTTATTGCTGACCGGACGATATCAACTGAACATATTGTGATCAACGATGCAGTATACTCTGTTGATGTCAAGCATGCTTCGATGGACGGTATCATTTACTCTCGGAAAGCTGAGTTTGAAGATCTACAGCGTATCGCTGTTTCGGCCGGGATCCCTGTCAAAGACGTCAAACGTGTCGTTGAGGAGGATGCATGGAAGACGCCGTAAAAAAAATATCGACCGGAGCCGCCGGACTTGACACTCTTCTCGGCGGCGGCATAGAATCTCGTATGATCACCCAGTTCTATGGAGAGGCCGGTTCGGGAAAGAGTACTCTTTGTCTGATGGCAGCGGTTGAGGTCCTTCGAAAAGGTGCAGGGGTCGTATATATTGATTCAGAAGGATTTTCGATCGAACGATTCTCACAGATCGCCGGTGACTCGACTGATGAGTTTGCGAAACATCTGTATGTGTTTGAGCCTTCGACCTTTGCTGAACAGGGTCTGATGATTTCTGAGTGCGAACGGCTGATCAAATCCGGTACAGCGGGAATGATCATACTTGATTCAGCAACTGCTCTCTACCGTGTGGAGCAGATGAATACCAAGGACGCTCTTTCGATGCTTTCACGCCAGATGATGGTCCTTCTCGGCATTGCAAAAAGGTATGATATTCCGGTCGTTATAACGAATCAGGTATTCATGGATATCGATCATCATCGACTGAGCGGGCTTGGGGGTACAGCGTTATCACACATCTCAAAGGCGATAATACGGGTGGAAAAACACGAGGGTTTCAGGCGTGCGGTCGTTTTCAAGCACAGATCCCAGGCTGAAGGAAAATCGTGGGAGTTTGTTCTCACCGGGACAGGAGTAAGGGATCGCTAATCCCTTACCGAAAATTGTGTAAAAATGAATTAAACT encodes:
- the radB gene encoding DNA repair and recombination protein RadB — encoded protein: MEDAVKKISTGAAGLDTLLGGGIESRMITQFYGEAGSGKSTLCLMAAVEVLRKGAGVVYIDSEGFSIERFSQIAGDSTDEFAKHLYVFEPSTFAEQGLMISECERLIKSGTAGMIILDSATALYRVEQMNTKDALSMLSRQMMVLLGIAKRYDIPVVITNQVFMDIDHHRLSGLGGTALSHISKAIIRVEKHEGFRRAVVFKHRSQAEGKSWEFVLTGTGVRDR
- the larC gene encoding nickel pincer cofactor biosynthesis protein LarC produces the protein MRILLLDPRFGAAGDMILGALLSIGADKDFVLRSVATVSTPDITEVNRAGIPATYIRTNTGKSARNLQEILAIISESDAPEKAKHVAKMVFSRIQVAESKVHRTEHVHFHEVGADDAISDILGSVTALLSLQVDGVHILPVSVGSGTLKCSHGIMPVPAPATAEILKASDLSISLGSFEGELCTPTGAALLATFQEIFGTKIHTGKLISSGSGAGTRDPSDHPNVLLAYIIETEDEGSYVDVLETNVDDISGELIASVLSTMMNEGARDASVIPIIMKKGRPGHLIRVISLPADSARLAKILARETGSLGIRCIPMIHRFIADRTISTEHIVINDAVYSVDVKHASMDGIIYSRKAEFEDLQRIAVSAGIPVKDVKRVVEEDAWKTP